The proteins below are encoded in one region of Bacteroidales bacterium:
- a CDS encoding AhpC/TSA family protein, with protein sequence MKIFSLITKSAFLLLLAIIVVSCLTQTRKDEIAIRGKIDGAVGKMVVLEELTATALIKMDSTLVSAESDFAFAAHPVETTFYLLRFEDEHFITVVLSPGEKLEITAEAGSFPENYEVTGNEDSKVLQQYFTETYRRQRAIDRLREEFFSSTHRDDFQKIKERIDRELAQVISDQRNFTISLIGSNPGSIAGLLLINQRFANQKMADAERDFDLYELLDSTLMKQYPSNGHVLEHHRRVADFRHRLEEERQIEEKLSPGQPIPDITLKDPSEKAMKLSDLRGKMVLLYFWVSWSPPCRAANHQLKELYAQNQPNNFEIFAISLDHEQRYWADAIKVDELPWINVSDLRGMTSPVAKVFNLPQELPLYYLIDEEGVILLKTTKFGEVVAFLKNS encoded by the coding sequence ATGAAAATTTTTAGTTTGATTACAAAATCAGCCTTTTTACTGCTATTAGCTATAATTGTTGTCTCCTGCCTTACACAGACAAGGAAAGATGAAATCGCCATCAGAGGGAAAATTGATGGCGCTGTCGGGAAAATGGTTGTTCTGGAAGAACTTACTGCGACTGCCCTGATTAAAATGGACTCCACCCTGGTCAGCGCTGAAAGTGATTTTGCTTTTGCTGCGCACCCGGTTGAAACCACATTTTACCTCCTCAGGTTTGAGGATGAACATTTCATCACCGTGGTTTTAAGTCCCGGCGAAAAACTGGAGATCACGGCGGAAGCAGGTTCATTCCCCGAAAACTATGAGGTGACAGGGAATGAAGATTCAAAGGTTTTACAACAGTATTTTACCGAAACCTACCGCAGGCAGCGGGCCATTGACCGGTTAAGGGAGGAGTTTTTCAGCAGCACACACCGGGACGATTTCCAGAAAATCAAAGAGCGGATTGACCGGGAGTTGGCGCAGGTGATCAGCGATCAGCGAAATTTTACCATCAGCCTCATCGGGTCAAATCCCGGGTCAATTGCAGGGCTGCTTTTGATCAATCAGCGTTTTGCCAACCAGAAAATGGCTGATGCTGAACGGGATTTTGATTTGTACGAACTGCTCGACAGCACGCTGATGAAACAATATCCCTCGAACGGTCATGTGCTGGAACATCACCGCCGGGTAGCTGATTTTCGGCATCGGCTTGAAGAGGAGCGGCAGATCGAAGAAAAACTCAGTCCCGGGCAGCCCATCCCCGACATCACCCTGAAAGATCCTTCAGAAAAAGCAATGAAATTGTCGGATCTGCGGGGAAAGATGGTTTTACTCTATTTCTGGGTGTCGTGGTCACCACCCTGCCGCGCCGCCAACCATCAACTGAAGGAGCTTTACGCACAAAATCAACCCAACAACTTTGAAATTTTCGCCATCTCGCTGGATCATGAACAGCGTTACTGGGCTGACGCCATCAAAGTGGATGAATTGCCCTGGATCAACGTGTCTGATCTCAGAGGGATGACCTCACCGGTTGCCAAAGTTTTCAACCTGCCGCAGGAGTTGCCTTTATATTATTTGATTGATGAGGAAGGTGTCATCCTACTAAAAACCACGAAATTTGGGGAAGTCGTTGCATTTCTTAAAAATAGCTAA